TTCAATCTTTAAAGAGAGAAATGAACTTCAGCGAACAATAAATACCTATGATTATTATGTAGATATTTATAATATTCGTGGAAAACTTTACTATAAGATAAAGATGTATGAAAAAGCAATAGTTGAGTTTAAAAAAGCATTAAGAATAAAACCCAAATTTAAAGAAGGATTAGGTAATGTAGCTAAAAGTTATTATAAGATTGGGTTAAATTGTTATAAAAAAGGGATGTATAACGAAGCAATTAATGCATACAAAGAATCTATTAAAATAAATCCTAATGATATAGATACATATTATAATCTTGCTATTTTATATACAAAGATGAATAATTATAAAGAAGCAATTAAGGTATATAAGGAAATAATTAAAAAGGAGCCCACAGATATTGAGGTTTTATGGAATTTAGCAACTATTTATTATACTAAAGGATTATTTGAAAAGGCATTTCTTCAATGTAGAGAAATTTTAAGACTTGATCCAGATAATACTTATGCTAAACAGATGCAAAAGGCAATTTCACTACAAAAGGAGGCAAAAGTGAAATGAAGAAAAAAATTATGGTGGGTGTGTTAATAATAATTGGGTTAATATGGAATGTAAAATTTGGGGAAGCAACAATAACTGTAAGTGGAACCCAAAGTGGAACATGGTTGTTAACCAATAGTCCATACATTGTTACTGGAACTGTTACTGTAGAATCGGGGACTACTTTGATTATTGAATCAGGAGTGATTGTTAAATTTGCCACTAATACATCCTTGATTAACTATGGTACATTATTAGCTATTGGTACTCCAGATGGAACTATTACTTTTACCTCTAATAAATCTATACTTTCACCAGGTGATTGGAATAGTATTAAGTTTAGTGGTGCAAGCGCAAAAGGGACAATTAGTTATTGTAAGATAAGATATGCTAAACAATCAGTGTATATAGAGAATGCAACAGGGATAGTAATTACACATAATTATATTCATGATAATAAGGGTGATGATGGTCTTTCTGGTAATTCAGGTCAACCAGGTGAAGTAGGTGCAGGAATATATCTTTACGCATCTACAAATAACATTATTACTCAAAATATTATTTGGAATAACCAAGGGGGTGTAGGAGGATTTGCTGGTAACTATGGGTTAGGAGGTACTGGAGGTATAGGAGTTGGGATATTTCTTTTTTCATCAAGTAATAATGATATTGCAACTAATACTATTTATAGTAATCAAGGTGCCTCAGGGGGAAACGTAAGTCACCAAGGTTCAGGAGGAGAAGGAGGAAATGGGGTAGGAGTTTATCTTTCTTCATCAGGCACTAATACTATTAGGAGTAACGTTATTTATAATAATCAAGGTGGAGAAGGAGGTTCTTCAGATAGTGTTAGTTCAGGAGGCAAAGGTGGTATGGGAATAGGAATATATTTAGAATCCTCAATTAATAACATTATAACTCTCAATACTATTTCTATTAATCAAGGTGGAGAAGGAGGACAGGGAGGATCAAATGGAGCTTCTGGCAATGCATATGGAATCTATATAGATTCAAATAGCCTTAACAATACTATTGATCCATCAAATACTTATAATAACGAGCCAATTCATTATTATTATGGAATGAGTGGAGTAAGTATTAGAAATGAAACTTTAATTGGTTCTTCCACAACAAACATTGGGAAGATTGTCTTAATTAATTGTACAGATTTTATCATCCAAAATAATATTATCTCAAACAGTAAAGGTGAAAATGGTGCTAGTGAGCTTGAGTATACACCAGGTGAATCAGGTAAAATTGGTGTAGGCATCTAT
The window above is part of the bacterium genome. Proteins encoded here:
- a CDS encoding right-handed parallel beta-helix repeat-containing protein encodes the protein MKKKIMVGVLIIIGLIWNVKFGEATITVSGTQSGTWLLTNSPYIVTGTVTVESGTTLIIESGVIVKFATNTSLINYGTLLAIGTPDGTITFTSNKSILSPGDWNSIKFSGASAKGTISYCKIRYAKQSVYIENATGIVITHNYIHDNKGDDGLSGNSGQPGEVGAGIYLYASTNNIITQNIIWNNQGGVGGFAGNYGLGGTGGIGVGIFLFSSSNNDIATNTIYSNQGASGGNVSHQGSGGEGGNGVGVYLSSSGTNTIRSNVIYNNQGGEGGSSDSVSSGGKGGMGIGIYLESSINNIITLNTISINQGGEGGQGGSNGASGNAYGIYIDSNSLNNTIDPSNTYNNEPIHYYYGMSGVSIRNETLIGSSTTNIGKIVLINCTDFIIQNNIISNSKGENGASELEYTPGESGKIGVGIYILSSSNNTIKSNIIRNIQGGQGGGGGFNSSGGEGGIGAGIYLSSYSKNNTVENNTIYNIQGGRGGGGTSYGSGGKGGIGVGIYLCLHSNTNIIRGNILLDNIGGKGGRVYEMGSGGEGGIGTGIYLFSSASNNIGSNTIYNNQGGQGGSGGYGILEGRGGMGIGIYLVSNNNNITNSNTIRDNQGGPGNPNGDGIGIYCKSSVISNLIYNNIYNNQTYNIQTDGTQTAKYNWWGGDPPATYTFSGNIDYEPWLKGTYTGAKITLVSPSSGTIGVIVTIEGMGYDPTETIRINFGTTMSITTTTTNVYGIFSTIFTVNIQRYGTVSITATGLKSLISKEDLFNLISATRLEIEPESKIVTKWDEFGLDIWLKDVVNLAGLDVFLDFDHNRLEVLDDNPAEEGIQ